The bacterium genome contains a region encoding:
- a CDS encoding CPBP family intramembrane metalloprotease, which produces MSDEDYEYEPPPPLNTGFLLVLALAAPLLQIVFFVLLVNGPGVPAGAASAGMATIFSYVLLLTACAKRIPEPAGLHLGIVIPRGIAWIAVAFLVWAILLSSETDNIVRALFPMPAFDAGEPNPEGGFYRGLGSIVTYVVVFPIAFELFFRGAMQPVLVAELGTRAGIALTAALCGYATAMGLFNPWAIVPAIMNALVLGILRHGTGSILPCLALHASWGILRLAAENQMLGIGGFDDLSQPHTSLGWLLLAGLLTGIGLRLCRVSGDAVLPGTDAETDGGGVGDD; this is translated from the coding sequence ATGAGTGACGAGGACTACGAGTACGAGCCGCCGCCGCCGCTGAATACCGGCTTTCTGCTGGTGCTGGCTCTGGCCGCACCACTACTGCAAATCGTGTTCTTCGTGCTGCTAGTCAACGGCCCGGGCGTGCCTGCGGGTGCCGCCTCAGCGGGCATGGCCACCATCTTCAGTTACGTGCTGCTCTTGACGGCCTGCGCCAAGCGCATCCCGGAGCCGGCTGGATTGCATCTGGGAATCGTCATTCCACGCGGCATCGCGTGGATCGCCGTCGCTTTTTTGGTCTGGGCGATTCTGCTCAGTAGCGAAACCGACAATATCGTCCGCGCCCTTTTCCCGATGCCCGCCTTCGACGCAGGCGAGCCGAATCCCGAAGGGGGCTTCTACCGCGGTCTGGGTTCGATCGTGACCTACGTGGTGGTCTTCCCGATCGCCTTCGAACTTTTCTTCCGCGGTGCGATGCAACCGGTGCTGGTAGCCGAACTCGGCACACGCGCGGGAATCGCCCTGACCGCGGCGCTATGCGGTTACGCCACTGCAATGGGCCTGTTCAACCCCTGGGCGATCGTACCCGCAATCATGAATGCACTGGTCCTGGGCATCCTGCGTCACGGAACCGGGTCGATCCTGCCCTGCCTCGCGCTGCATGCATCCTGGGGAATCCTTCGCCTGGCGGCAGAGAATCAGATGCTTGGCATCGGCGGCTTCGACGATCTGAGCCAACCCCATACGTCCCTCGGCTGGCTGCTACTCGCAGGCTTGCTCACCGGAATCGGACTGCGCTTGTGTCGGGTTTCGGGAGATGCGGTTCTACCGGGAACCGATGCCGAAACCGACGGAGGCGGAGTCGGCGACGACTAG
- a CDS encoding cupin domain-containing protein — MNQRVIGQKDALHVASEDGSQRVCFLIDRGNCGSERTTAGLYWLAPGREGSPDVHPSSDEIYYVVAGRGSLQLDGDHYEVEQGQAIFVPAGVTHTSRNTGDEPLCYFFAYVPRPPEMTDELPPGFSIVPPLPAP, encoded by the coding sequence GTGAATCAACGCGTAATCGGACAGAAGGACGCCTTGCACGTCGCCTCCGAGGATGGCAGCCAACGGGTCTGTTTCCTCATCGACCGTGGGAACTGTGGCTCCGAACGGACGACGGCCGGGCTCTATTGGCTCGCACCCGGTCGCGAAGGATCGCCCGACGTGCACCCATCGAGCGACGAGATCTACTACGTCGTCGCGGGACGGGGGAGCTTGCAGCTCGACGGCGATCACTACGAAGTCGAACAGGGACAGGCGATCTTCGTGCCCGCTGGCGTTACTCACACATCGCGCAACACCGGTGACGAGCCGCTCTGCTATTTCTTCGCCTATGTGCCGCGGCCACCGGAGATGACCGATGAGCTACCACCGGGATTCTCGATCGTCCCTCCGCTACCTGCACCCTGA